In Candidatus Cloacimonadota bacterium, the DNA window CGACTTCTCTATGATCCATGCATCGATTTCGTGTTTATCCAGGGTTGCCAACAGTGCAGGAAAATCCGGGTCATCTTTTTTTGTCTCAACCAAATTGCTGTTGTAGCCCATTTCATGCATATAACGGCTCAGTGTCTCCCGGTGTTCCACCAGGTAGGGAAATCTATTGCTTAGATAAGAATAAGTACCTATCATAAACTCGTCTGAATGCTTTGCTCCTAGGTTCAGGCAAAGCAACAGAAGCAGCGGAACAATCCTGTATGCGCGTCTCATATCATCTCCAATGGTCTTTGTTTGTTGATCTACTCTGGTTAATCATCATATTGATCTTACTATAACTTCAATTCCATCCAGGGTTTCAGCACTTCCGGAACTCGCAGACTGCCGTCAGCTTGCTGATAGCTTTCCAATATCGCGATCATTAGCCTGGGTGTGGCCAAACCACTACCATTCAAAGTGTGAGGATGACGCATCTTGCCTTCGGCATCCTTGTAGCGGATATTGGCACGCCGGGCTTGAAACTCTCCAAAACTACTTACAGAAGATACTTCCAGATACTTCCCGCTGCCTGCCGCCCATACTTCCAGATCGTAGGTCTTTTCACTGGCAAAACTGAGATCTCCCGTGCACAGCGACACTACCCGATAGTGCAATCCAAAAGCTTTCAGTATGTCCTCGGCATCATGCAGCATATCTTCCAAAGCGGCTTCAGAACACTCCGGCTCTACAAAACGTACCATCTCCACTTTATTGAACTGATGCAAACGCTGCAAACCTCGAGTGTCCTTACCATAACTTCCCGCTTCTCTGCGGAAACAAGGAGTGTAAGCCACAAACTTTTGGGGGAGGTCTTTGTAGGACAGCACTTCGTCCGCATAGATATTGGTAACCGGCACTTCTGCGGTCGGGATCAGGAAGAGGTCATCTTCGCTGACGTGGTACATATCATCTTCCAATTTCGGCAGTTGCCCCGTTCCGGTCATAGTCTTTCTATTCACGGCAAGAGGCACCATCAGCTCCGTGTAACCGTGCTTTTGCAGATGATATTCCAGCATAAAGTTTATCAGTGCACGTTCCAGCCGGGCACCAAATCCCGTATAAATGGGAAATCCGCTACCGGATATCTTTGCCCCGCGGGGAAGATCCAGCATAGCGTTATGGTTTGCCACATCAAGATGATCCAAAGGCTTAAAATCGAATTTAGGCGGCTCGCCTTCATGGCGAATCACCTCATTCAAAGACTCATCCCTGCCGATCGGAACAGAAGGATGCGGGATATTCGGGATGCGGAGCAAGAGCGCATCCGCTTCGGCACTTACAGCGCTCAAGTCCAATTGGATGCTTTTGATCTCTTCTGCCACTTTTGCCATCTCTGCCAGCTCTTCCGCAACCTCTTCCCGTACTCTTTTCTTTTGGGCAATGATCTGAGACACAGAGTTTTGCCTGGCTTTTAACTGATCGAAATCATACTGCAGTTTACGGCGTTTTTCGTCGGCCGCCAAAAGCTCATCCAGATTCGCTTTTTCGTTCTTGTTTATAATTGCGTTTCGCACCACATCCGGATTTGCCCGGATATACTTCATATCTATCATCTATTGTGCTCCATATCATAGTGTTGTGCAATGTCAAGCATTTTTAGATAAGAATCGGAGTCCAGCGATGCTCCTCCGATCAAACCGCCATCAATGTCCGGCATGCTAAGTAATTCAGAGATGTTTTCCGGCTTCACGCTTCCGCCATACAGTATACATAACGATTCCGCCAATTCATCATGGTAAGCTACAGACAGCCATTTTCGGATGAGAGCGTGAACTTGCTGAGCTTGCTCTCCCGTGGCAGTGCGACCTGTGCCAATGGCCCACACGGGTTCGTAGGCGATGATCAGTTCTTTACCGCTGTAGAGATTGATCTGGTACAGGCATCCGGATAACTGGTCTTTGATCACTTTCTCTGTGATTCCGGCATCGCGTTGTTCTAAAGTCTCTCCAATGCAAAGGATTGGAACGATCCCCTGTTGCATCAGCTTCATAGCTTTTTTCCGTACAATTTCGTTGCTCTCGGCGTGATATGCACGTCGCTCGGAATGCCCTACAATACAGTAAGGCAGCTGCAGAGAAGCAAGCATGTTTGCGGATACTTCGCCAGTAAATGCGCCATCGCCATGTACACTCACATCCTGTGCGGCTACTTTCACAGGGCTGTCGTCAAATTCTCTGAGTAATACGGCCAAAAAAGGATAGGCAGGTGCTACGATTGGGATCACATTGCCTGTGTTCTTACCCTGCAACGCCTCTCTGAGTTTCCGAGAAAACTGCTTGGCTTCATCTAAACCCTTATGCATCTTCCAATTGCCGGCTATAATAAGTTCTCGCACGTTCACCTCTGATTCATTTTATCTAATATATACCAGTTTGGGGAAGGCGAAGATACGTCAAGATTTTTCCGAGAAACCCATAGCAGCCAGCAACTTTCAATTCATTTACCCCCACAGATCAAGCCCGGAACATCAAGCTGTGTTCAACGGGTCATAAAGCCGTTATAATCGAGTGAACACTGGACGATAACAGCTTTATATCTGCTTCAGAACGGCATAAACCATAGAGGGACAATAGTGATATAGTATACTACATGTACAAAGCAAAAGAATAAAAATAGGAAATGAACCGAATTCATTGGGCAATTTGCCTCAGTCGCATTATATTTTGAAGTATGGGGGAATTATGAAGCATAATAGTGACCTGAAAGTTCTGATCGAGTTTGGTTCAAACACTGCTAAAGTGCTTTCTGCAAATATGTCGGAAGGCAAAGAAGGCTGCTTCTATCGCTTACCTTTGCGGTTGGCATCCCAGATCAACGGCAAAGAAATGATGACTGCAGCGGGGATTAAAGCTATCCTGAAAACTATCGACGACGTTAAAAAACGCTTCCCGGAGACTGATGATATCATCCTTATCGCTACAGAAGCTTTGCGACGCGCAAGAAACAGTGACGAGATCAAAAAGCTCATCAGCGAACAATTTGGCCTGAAGCTGCGCATCCTGACATGGGAAGAAGAGGCCGAAGCGGCATATCGCGGAGTAATAGGCACAAAAGGTGTAACCGGATTCATAAACTGCTTCGACATCGGTGGTTCCAGCACAGAGATCATCAAAGGAAACAATGAGAAGATACTTTACAGCAAGAGTTTTCCCTTGGGAGCAGTAAACCTGAGCCAAAGATTTATCAGAAAACAACCACCCACGCAATGTATGTATCTGGGACTTCAGATGGAATTGGAACGAGAGCTAGCCTGGAACAACCCATTTGCCAAAAAATTGGTGGGAACCGGTGGAGCAGTGTACACCTGCGCAATGGTAGCACTGATGAATGAAGGGAAAAACGAAGCTGAAGCCCTGAAGGAAATTGACGGTTATGAAATGCGTAGAAGCGAAATACTGCGTCAAGAACGAACCTATCGCGCACTCACTCTGGATCAAATCCGCCTCATTCCCGGCATGGATCCTTCCCGCGTGGATATCATGCTGGCAGCGGTGATGATCATCAGCAGAATCATGGATAGCACAAAGAGCAGCAACTTGATCGTGAGCAACCGGGGTGTACGGCATGGAATCATGTTTGCCGAGGGAGTTCGATAAAGTCACCCTGAAAAAGAAAAGGATCTCACACCGCGTATATGCAAGATCCTTTCTATGATCCGGCCATTCAGCCTGCTGTCTGAAGCCGGAACTATCCCTTTGTTGCCCATCCATATGGTCTAGCCTTTGCTTCATTGAGGCATCAGCCTACAGATATCACAATACTCCTTATTGGTATAGTAAAAAAAGCCTACATCCATTATAGATGCCTGCCCATTACCCCTGAAGGATGCCCCGGCCTACAGATCCTACAACCTTCCGATCGCCCTTCTGCCTGATCCACCCAGCGCTATCTCGCTACCGAATAATGCGTGCGAAGATATACGATCCATGATGGATGTACGTAAATATATTGCAGGATTTGCACCAAATATCATGAGTATCATATTATATTGATATTCAATATGTTGTGAGGAATTATCTGATAGCGGATGTGGTAAAATCTACCACACTCATGGCGCAGTAGAAGGCAGATTTAGTCAGATTATGGTATTATTTACCCGGTAATTCGATGCCCAGACTGCTGATTTTCTTACTGAGGTTAGATTTATCCATCTGGAGGTAACTTGCTGCGCGAGTAATGTTTCCATCGTGAATCAAGAGTATCTTTTCCAGGTAATTTCGTTCAAACTGACGTACCGTCTCCCGATATGAGGTAGGAATGTCATCGAGTTCAGGATACTTTGTGGTAAAATCTACCACACTCAAGGTCTGCGATATCGAAAAAACAGCTGCGCGCTCCACAGAGTTTTTCAACTCCCTTACATTTCCGGGATAATCCTGCTCAAACAGCCATGCGGCCGCAGAGGGGGAGATGATCTTGAGGGGAATCTGATGCCTGGTGCAAAAGCAATGTAAAAAGTAATCCGCCAGAATGATGATGTCATCACGGTGATTACGCAAAGGCGGGATATCTATTTTAATGGTGCTGATGCGATAGTAGAGGTCGTCGCGAAATAAAGCATTTTCCACCATATCCAGCAGGTTTTTATTCGATGCGCTGATAATGCGGGTGGAAACTTTGCAGGGGCCTCCTCCAAGCTTTTGAATCTCCTGTTCGGAGATCACTCGCAGCAGTTTTGCCTGTACGGTCATGGGTAATTCACCAATCTCATCCAAAAAGATACTACTGCCCTGAGCATACTCAAAATAGCCTTTGTGAGAATTTGTAGCTCCGGTAAAAGCTCCCTTTTCGTAGCCAAACAGTTCCGATTCAAAGAGCTCACTGGGTATGGACGCACAATTGATGGTCACCAGATTCTTTTCATGCAGATCAGACAGACGATGGATGGCCATAGCCGCCAATTCTTTACCTACCCCGGTTTCACCGCAAATAAGGACCGGGGTATCGAAACGTGATGCTTTGATGATGGAATCATACACTTGCTTCATGGGCTCGGAATTGCCTATCATTCCGATCGACGAAAGCTGTAATCCATGCAGGTTTCTGCGCATCAGGATGTTGTCTTTGAGCCGTTCCAACCGGATAATGAGATGCTCTTTGGCAATAGGCTTTTCAATAAAATCTGTAGCTCCGTATTTGATGGCATTTACAGCATCAGGAATGTGCGCAGCGCCAGAGATCATTAGGATGGGCATTTCCGGATAACGCTCATGCAGCTCTTCCAACATGGCAAAACCATCTTGCAGAGCAGGATAGCACATGTCCTGCATCACCAAATCGAACTTATATGTGTTCAATGCAGCCTGTGCTTCTGCGATACAGGAAGCGGAGTGGACAATATAGCCTTCCCTGCGCAACAAATCTTCGATAAGCTTGCAAAATATCGTATCGTCATCAGCGATCAAAATACGTATGCTATTCATCTTGAGATCCTTTTAACCAGATGGAAACAGTAGTCCCCAGACCCTCCTCGCTTTGGATGTCGATCAGACCGCCCATGGAATCGACGATTTTGCGGGTTTCGGGAATGCCGATGCCGGTTCCGGATTGATTTGTAGTGAAAAACGGTTTCCAGATATCTTCCATGTATTTTTGGGGAATGCCTTTACCGGAGTCTTCAATCTCCACTAACACGCTGAGGTTGCCGCCGGGGCTTTGGTGCAGAGGAAATTCACGGATGCTGATGTGTAGGGTGCCGCCTTCTGGCATGGCTTCCGTGGCGTTGTTTATGATATTCACAATGGCTTCTTCAAAGCGGATAGGCTCGATTTTAGCATGGATGGATTTTAGATTGTAATTACGAATGATCTTGATGTTATCCCGGATCTTGGTGTTGCTAAGAGCATGCTCCACCGAAGGGATGAGATCCTGAACTTTCAGATCGTAATTGTGCATTTCGGTGAAGCGCTGGAATGCGTGTGTGAACACGCGTACCTTTTCGATTTCGCTTTTGATGATATCCAGATACTCGGCATCTTCCTGGCTGCAGTCTTTTTCCAGGGGGTCCAGAGCCAGAATCACGTTTGTGATGTGCCGGCGAACATGATGCGAGAGCCTGCGTGCAGTCTCTGCCCATTGCAGAGTATCGGATTCAATATCCGCCAGTTTTCGGTACATAAAGATGAAGTATCTACCAGAATAGCTATGAGATCTTTGCAGGCTTACTTTTAGCGGTTTCCCATTTAGAATGATCTCCAGATGCTCCTGACTGGACATACTGCGGCGCATCTTTGCCAGGGCTTCATCCAAATCTGGAGAGATGGTGCGCAAATGCTTACAATAACTTCGTGATTCATTTTGGGGAGCCATGGAAATAGCAACTTTATTCGCAAAGAGGATACAGCCCTTTTTGTTTACCAGAAACACGCCTTCATCCAGTAGATTGTAAGTGGAGATGGCGTCCTGCTTGCGTTTACTGATGTAGATTCCCATGTAGATAACGATTGCCAGAAGGATCAACATCAACCATAGGGCATGGGCTTTCAACAAGCGATATACCAGGAGAAAAAATGAGATATGCTGCAGATAGTAGAAGTGGATAGATTTGTCCATTATCACTGCAATTGAGGTTTGCATGCCCTCTGCACGGTTGATCACTCTTATACCCATCAGGTTCTGATCCTCCAAAGACAAGGGTGTGCGGGCTATTTCCAGCAGATCATGATTAAAAACCTGCAGTTCATCCTCGTTATTCAGGGCAATTATTTCTTTTTTACCGTTGTGATCGATATCTGTGATTGTACAGATACGCTTCACGTTCCGGACGGTGCGGCTATGGCATTCGTTCAAATCCTCGTCAAAACATATAATGCCTCTCAATGCATCAGATAATATCAAGCGATACTCTGAGGAGCTGTCCATGCGTTGCAAAAAATCATTATGATCAAACATCATCAAGCTTTTGGGTAAAGATAGTTCCTTTTTGCGGATAAGGCGCCCATCGTCGTAGCTAAACCGAATTATACAATCGGCATCAGTATTGTTGCCCCGCGTGGATGCTACAGCAAAGATGTCCAGCTTGCCGTCCTGATCCACATCCGCAACGTTCACAGTTAGTGCGCCTAAACCATCAAAGATCCTGTGCAAATGGGTCAGCTCACCTTTAGTGTTCAGTATCACTAAGTTCCCGCTGAAGTCGTTCAGACCGTCAATACTCATAGTATTGTTGTTGAAAGAGATGTTTGAGAGCAGGAACTCTTTGCTTCCATCCAGATCAAAGTCATCATAGAAGAATCCGGAAAAAACCGCCGGGCTGCGATAGAACCATTTTTGTGCCCCACTTTCCCAATCATAGGCGATCAGTCCCCTGGGATTTGAACTGTAACCATCATAAGCTGTACAAACGATCTCCAGCCTGTCATCTCCATCGATATCATCAATTATCTGCGGGACGAAGAAAGCGGTCCAGGTGTAGGAATCCAAGTCCATCAGCTCATCTTCACGGTAATATGGCACAAAGCCTTTGTTTTCACGTAATAGAGGTACTTGCCAAGTGTATTTAGCAGCTCGTAAGGATAAAGTACTACCATTGTTCATACTGTAAAACAGCCAAGTGCTTTTGTCTTTCGGATTCTCAAGAACTTTCAGGGCACCTGGGCGATAATTTGCAGTGTTGATTTGTGAAATGGTTTTACCTTCTTGATTGTTGATCTCGATCCTGCCCAAGTTATTTTCATAGAATGCAGATATCTGAAGCTCTCTGCCATCACCTTTGAGATCGGCAACGATTGTGTTGATTGCAGGATTTTCATAGCGATTTGTCCTTTGAAGCTTCAGTTCGTGAGTAAGAAAGCTTTGTGTGAACCAACAGGATCCCAATAGAAACGAAAGTAAAAAAACAATTATCGTTCTTAGTTTCATACGCACTACATCCTCATGTTTTACGGTTGTAACTCGGTGGCTGTTTGGATCATGAATTTCAGCTCTGAGTCTGAGGCATAATTCTGCACATAGTCCCATAAACTGTGCCAGGACAGTCCATCGACATCTACCTCATCTCTGAGTAATTTAGCAAAGAGCGCAGTAAACACATAATCCCGCATGTCTTGTTGCGCTTCAGCTGAGGCGGTTAGGCTGGGATCATACTCCTCGTAGCGAGGTTTTGCAGAATGAGGACTATGATAGTAAAGCATCAACTTGCCCGCACTATCGCTTTGGATATCGGCAGTATCAGGCAACTCTATCTCAAACAAAGCGGAAATGCTCTGCCCCGAAGTCAACATATTTGGAGTGAACGAAGCACTGGATGTAGCGCTACTCTCATCCATACCACTCACTGCGATCTGACGATAGCGGGTAATGCTGGAACCGGAAAAATCAAACTTTAACTGCAGATATTGTGCTGTAAGAGGTACATATTTCAATAGGCCCGCTTGGAGTTGATGCTGGAATTCCTTCAGACTATCCACATAGATGTATCTTGCTGAACTTTCACCAGATACCTTGTACAGATTGTTATCCTGATACAGATCCAAGCCCAAACCTAAAATCGTGCATAAAATCCCTTGTTTGTGTGCCAGAGCCAGAGTGCTAGCCATATCTTGCAGGATCTGTTCAGAGTAAAAGCCATCACTGAAGAGCCACATTTCGCCATACATGGGTACACTTAGTGTATTGGGGAAGATTCCATGCTCTAACTGTGCAGTTCCATTATGCTCCAGTTTTATGGCCTGCTGTAGTGCTAATTGTAACGCATCAATCACATTTCCGCTTCCAGAAGCCGATATCTTATCCAAAGCTAGGTAAGCAGATGCTTTATCCTTGCCATCCACCGAGATTACAAGCGGATCTTGTCGCGCGCAGATAATTGTGAGCCGGGTGTCCTGATTCATCTGCTCAATAAAACAACGTAAGCTCTCTTTGGCCAGATACAGCTTGTCTTCAGTTCCCATTCTGCCGGAACAATCCAGCACCACAT includes these proteins:
- the serS gene encoding serine--tRNA ligase translates to MIDMKYIRANPDVVRNAIINKNEKANLDELLAADEKRRKLQYDFDQLKARQNSVSQIIAQKKRVREEVAEELAEMAKVAEEIKSIQLDLSAVSAEADALLLRIPNIPHPSVPIGRDESLNEVIRHEGEPPKFDFKPLDHLDVANHNAMLDLPRGAKISGSGFPIYTGFGARLERALINFMLEYHLQKHGYTELMVPLAVNRKTMTGTGQLPKLEDDMYHVSEDDLFLIPTAEVPVTNIYADEVLSYKDLPQKFVAYTPCFRREAGSYGKDTRGLQRLHQFNKVEMVRFVEPECSEAALEDMLHDAEDILKAFGLHYRVVSLCTGDLSFASEKTYDLEVWAAGSGKYLEVSSVSSFGEFQARRANIRYKDAEGKMRHPHTLNGSGLATPRLMIAILESYQQADGSLRVPEVLKPWMELKL
- the tpiA gene encoding triose-phosphate isomerase, translating into MRELIIAGNWKMHKGLDEAKQFSRKLREALQGKNTGNVIPIVAPAYPFLAVLLREFDDSPVKVAAQDVSVHGDGAFTGEVSANMLASLQLPYCIVGHSERRAYHAESNEIVRKKAMKLMQQGIVPILCIGETLEQRDAGITEKVIKDQLSGCLYQINLYSGKELIIAYEPVWAIGTGRTATGEQAQQVHALIRKWLSVAYHDELAESLCILYGGSVKPENISELLSMPDIDGGLIGGASLDSDSYLKMLDIAQHYDMEHNR
- a CDS encoding sigma-54 dependent transcriptional regulator, which codes for MNSIRILIADDDTIFCKLIEDLLRREGYIVHSASCIAEAQAALNTYKFDLVMQDMCYPALQDGFAMLEELHERYPEMPILMISGAAHIPDAVNAIKYGATDFIEKPIAKEHLIIRLERLKDNILMRRNLHGLQLSSIGMIGNSEPMKQVYDSIIKASRFDTPVLICGETGVGKELAAMAIHRLSDLHEKNLVTINCASIPSELFESELFGYEKGAFTGATNSHKGYFEYAQGSSIFLDEIGELPMTVQAKLLRVISEQEIQKLGGGPCKVSTRIISASNKNLLDMVENALFRDDLYYRISTIKIDIPPLRNHRDDIIILADYFLHCFCTRHQIPLKIISPSAAAWLFEQDYPGNVRELKNSVERAAVFSISQTLSVVDFTTKYPELDDIPTSYRETVRQFERNYLEKILLIHDGNITRAASYLQMDKSNLSKKISSLGIELPGK
- a CDS encoding ATP-binding protein → MKLRTIIVFLLSFLLGSCWFTQSFLTHELKLQRTNRYENPAINTIVADLKGDGRELQISAFYENNLGRIEINNQEGKTISQINTANYRPGALKVLENPKDKSTWLFYSMNNGSTLSLRAAKYTWQVPLLRENKGFVPYYREDELMDLDSYTWTAFFVPQIIDDIDGDDRLEIVCTAYDGYSSNPRGLIAYDWESGAQKWFYRSPAVFSGFFYDDFDLDGSKEFLLSNISFNNNTMSIDGLNDFSGNLVILNTKGELTHLHRIFDGLGALTVNVADVDQDGKLDIFAVASTRGNNTDADCIIRFSYDDGRLIRKKELSLPKSLMMFDHNDFLQRMDSSSEYRLILSDALRGIICFDEDLNECHSRTVRNVKRICTITDIDHNGKKEIIALNNEDELQVFNHDLLEIARTPLSLEDQNLMGIRVINRAEGMQTSIAVIMDKSIHFYYLQHISFFLLVYRLLKAHALWLMLILLAIVIYMGIYISKRKQDAISTYNLLDEGVFLVNKKGCILFANKVAISMAPQNESRSYCKHLRTISPDLDEALAKMRRSMSSQEHLEIILNGKPLKVSLQRSHSYSGRYFIFMYRKLADIESDTLQWAETARRLSHHVRRHITNVILALDPLEKDCSQEDAEYLDIIKSEIEKVRVFTHAFQRFTEMHNYDLKVQDLIPSVEHALSNTKIRDNIKIIRNYNLKSIHAKIEPIRFEEAIVNIINNATEAMPEGGTLHISIREFPLHQSPGGNLSVLVEIEDSGKGIPQKYMEDIWKPFFTTNQSGTGIGIPETRKIVDSMGGLIDIQSEEGLGTTVSIWLKGSQDE
- a CDS encoding von Willebrand factor type A domain-containing protein — translated: MSRKQQGMFTVCIMAFLIMVSGLYGSFFSHNSEVMPMGQIGGVFRAVDGTGLEDVRIDVYLQQAQVRSLHTGPLGEYSIKSLVPGIYSLEFQLPGAESIRQDVRVHPARNSFCNVRMESSPSIAFMLTIPIIPVEHSSLDMLMPQPVPVSGAYAAPYMPPVLPEAFLPVSSMPFYDVSAKPLTDVSVNVNTAYFSYLRRLLSAGRLPNPNAPRVDEMLAYMQPDISGSSADAFTVATQIMRHPYDPDRSFLYVGMKSPVLNTEKANPRNLYVVLDCSGRMGTEDKLYLAKESLRCFIEQMNQDTRLTIICARQDPLVISVDGKDKASAYLALDKISASGSGNVIDALQLALQQAIKLEHNGTAQLEHGIFPNTLSVPMYGEMWLFSDGFYSEQILQDMASTLALAHKQGILCTILGLGLDLYQDNNLYKVSGESSARYIYVDSLKEFQHQLQAGLLKYVPLTAQYLQLKFDFSGSSITRYRQIAVSGMDESSATSSASFTPNMLTSGQSISALFEIELPDTADIQSDSAGKLMLYYHSPHSAKPRYEEYDPSLTASAEAQQDMRDYVFTALFAKLLRDEVDVDGLSWHSLWDYVQNYASDSELKFMIQTATELQP